The following nucleotide sequence is from uncultured Draconibacterium sp..
AAGCCAGGAATATGTCTATGAAAAATTCAAAAGCATCTTTAATTTTACATCCAATACAAGTCATTTTATATCGTTTTCAATTTTTTTCCGTTCCGCTTAATTACTTTAGCGGGAATTCCGGCAACTACACAATTATCTGAAATGTTCTTTGTAACTACTGAATTTGCACCGATTACCACATTATCTCCAATAGTAACCTCTCCAAATATTTTGGCTCCCAATCCGATATAACAATTATCACCAATGTTAACCCAACTATAATCAGAATGTAGTTTTTTATTCCCAATTACAACGCCTGGCATTAGCGAGCAATTTTTACCTATTTTACAGTTAGGTTTTATTCTTATCAATGCACCTAAATGATATATCCTGAAACCAGGAGCCATATTATTAGGTTTAATATCGATCTTAAGCTTAAAACACATTCTCTTATACCTAAGAAAATGATAGAAAAACAGGATCTTTGATTTTCCTGTGTTCTTATAATATTCTACATAGCGAAGATGGCGTTGATATTTGTAAATATACCAAACCTCATTTTTTAAAAACCAGTCTTTTATAGACGGTTTTTCGCCGAACCTTTTTAAGTCCTCTGATAAATAATATTTTAAACCAGCTCGGTTCTCAATCATTATAAATTACTTAAATATGTATCAAGTTGTTTGGTATTGCTCCTGAAATCAAATTTATGAAGTCCAAGTTTAAATCCTCTTAGCCCAACTTCGTCTGCCAGACCGGGATTATTCATTACAAGTTCGAATTGAGAACTTAGTTCCCGGGGCGTTAGACTTTCGCAAATAAATGCATTAATCCGGTTTTTAAAGTATTCCTGTATCACTCCAACATTTACGGTAATTATAGGACGCTTCGAAGATAAGTACTCGGCAATTTTCTGGCTAAATCTTGCTTTATCTTGCAAATTAACTTCCGAAAGAGGCAGTACAAGAGCAAGTGCATTTTTATATAAATCCATTAATGTGCTATAAGGTATTGAGGTATATATCTCAACATTTTTTAAGTCAAGCGCTTGTATTTCATGCTGAATCTTTTCAATATCTTCCGGACTACCACCTAAAACTAACTTTACCCGAATATTTGATTGACTATTGGTTGTTTTTACGGCTTGCAATAAAATAGATATTAACCTTAAAAATCTGGCATGTCCACAGAATAGAAAATACGAAGCTTTGTGTATTTGTGGCAATTTTATATTCTCCTGAAAATCAGCTAGGGCAGGGAGTTTTAACATAGGTTTATTGAACTTTGATGCCTTTTCTAACAGATAAGAAGAAATTGGCAGAATTCCGGTAACAAAATAGCCGAAAGTAGAGTCGAACAGAAGATATGACCATTTCCGGTACGCGGGAACCAAAAAAGACTTATGCCATTCATGAAATATGGCGATTCTTTTATAGCCGAGAAACTTAGCCATGCTCATTACTACCACAAAAAAGGGATAGAACTTAGTAATATCATATATTAGGAAGTTTTCTTCGTCTTTTTTTAATTTTCTCAAAATTATAAATAGCGATATGTAGTTCGTAAAAATTGTATTAAGGATATATTTTTTACGAGGGAATAGGAAGCTCTTAGAAAAGGAATTGTGCAAAACCTTTATGCCGTAATTATTCTTAGTCCCGTTTTGACTGTTGATAATAGTAATTTTATTTCCGAGCATATTGAGGCCTCTACTCATAAATTCAACTTTCGTATTTCCTGCTGAATATTTTAAAGGATAATCATGAGTAGCATCAACAAATACAATATTTTTCATTCTGTAAAACCTCCAGGTAAACTAATGCAATCCGATTGTTACTAATATTTCAATTTGTTATTGCCCGTCGTGATTTAGAATCACCTTCAATGTTTTTAGCATTATAATAAAATCAAGTGTTAACGACCAATTATCAATATATTGCATGTCCATTTCCATCCATTTGTCAAACGGAATATTATTCCTGCCTGAAACTTGCCAGATGCAGGTAATTCCGGGGGTTACACTTAACCTCCTAATCAAGCAGCGTTTGTATAGCTTAACCTCGGAAGGTACAGGCGGTCTTGGGCCAACAATTGACATGTCTCCTATAAGCACATTTATAAATTGTGGTAGCTCATCTAATGATGTTTTTCGTAGAAATTTACCGACTTTCGTAATTCTAGGATCATTTTTTATTTTAAAAACAGGCCCATCTTGTTCATTTAGTTCCATTAACTTTTCTTTCATTTCTTCGGCGTTAACAACCATTGTTCTGAATTTTAAACAATTAAATAAACGACCGTGTTTTCCAACTCTAACTTGCTTAAAAATAATAGGGCCTCCGTCTTCCATTTTTATTAACAGGGCAATAAGTAACATAAAAGGAGAAACCATTGTTAAAAACAGTAAGGATAAAAAGAAATCAATAGCTCCTTTTATCTGAAGTGTAATATAGTTTTCAGGAGTATTTCTAAACGACAGAAAGAATTGTCGGTTTAGAAATGTAAGTCGTGGAGCAATACCACCAAACGAAAGCACCTTGTTATGGAGATGAAAACCTACACCAATTTCTCTGCATTCGTTTATAAGCTGCCTTATTGAGTTCGTATCAAAATCATGTTTGCAGAAAAACACTTCGTCAATAACCTTTTCATCAATTAAATGCTCAAAATCTTCACTTTCGGGATGTATCGGATATTGATCGCCAAATTCATTCTGTATCTTCTCGGAATTTGTAACGATACCTCTTATTCGGTATCCCCATCGATCGGTTTCAATTATTTGCTGTATAAAAGGAATGCTGCTTTCATCGGCAATAATTAGAATGGTTCTATAATTATATCCTTTTTTTCTAAAAAAATTTATCACCATTCTTCCGGCAATCTTTTGCATTGAAAGAACAAAAATATTTGCTACACCAAACACTAAGAAAATGGTTCCCGGTATTGAGTATAAATTGAAGATATGGAAAACGAGATATAGAATAACAGTACCTATGAGGTGTAGAAATATGTATTTCTTAAGGATGGTTCTATACCGTTGAATACGGGCCATCGTTCCCATTTCATACATTTCCAGAAGTAAAAACCAGACAGGAATAATAACAATCGCTAATATCAAATGGTCCTGTGTTTCTAAAACATTTTCTTTCGAGACAATTCCTTTAAACCACAATACCGCGTAAAAACAAATTAATGTCCAGAATATTTGGATAACCACATTAATTCTTTCAAATGTGGATTCTCGTTCCTTTATCATGACTATAAAAATTAGAGTTTAATCAAGTATTTGTATAAGAGTGACAACTGATAAATTCTTATTTTTTATCAGCAATCCTTAAAAGCAGCTGGTTGTAATAATTTAAACCAGAGAGGAGTGTAGAGTTCTATCTAAACTCGCATTGAGCAGGACTAGTACGTTCTTTATTGTGTTCTTATCCAGGATTAATATTCAAATCCCGGCAGGATTGTTTTTTATACGCTTTCAGCACCAGAAGGTAATTTCCTTGGATTTGATCTGGTTGATAGTGATTCTGCTTTCTCCTTAAGAATGAGATAGACAAAAACAAAGTTTCCGATTAAATATCTACGCCATAGTCGGCGAGGTTCTTTACATAAGCGATATAACCACTCAAATCCAATCTTGATAATCCAATTAGGTGCGCGCGAAACAGTGCCTGCAAAGAAATCGAAAACTGCACCTATGGCACAAATATGGCCGGCATTTACTTTCTCAAAATTTTTAGAAGCCCACTTCTCTTGTTTCGGTGCTGTCATCCCTATAAACAAAACATCTGGCTTAAAACGATTAATCATTTTAAGCATAATTTTATTGTCGTGTTTAGTGAATTTTGCAACAAACGGTGGCGAATAGCATTTTATCCTTACTTCAGGGTACATAATTCCGGCACGAACCTTTATACGTGCAAGAGTTTCAGGACTACTTCCTAAAAAGAAGCAACTTCCTCCAGATTTATTTAACCTCTCCATTTCATAAAAAAATAAATCAGATCCTGCAATTTTATGAATACTCTTAGAGTTTAATAAACGTTTTGCAAGCACAATACTAATTCCGTCGGGTAATAAAACATCCGATTTCGCTAGTGCATTTATATATTTTTGGTCGCTTTGGGCAATATTATAACAATGAGCATTAATTGTATTTATGAGTAGCTTCTTGTTTGGCAAACTATTTAAATCATTGTTATAAAGCTTCAAGTGGGAGAGATGCAGATTCATAATTCAAGAGTTTTTAAAGTTTTATATTCCCATTTAGTATTTACCAAATAGAAATTTGGCACAAAGAGTTGCACGCATGAATGAAGTATTATTCATTACGATGAATTATAAGGGATAGGAGCTTTTACCAATAGAGATTGAAATACTAATTCTTTTTTCTGGTTCAGGCAATACTCATTTTAAATTTGTATTCGCCATATCCTTTTTTCCAGTATTTATGGCCATAACCATACTCATAACTTCTATTGATTGTGTCGTTCAGGACAATAGATGAACGTTTTATTTTGTTGAACTGAACAATTTTAGCAATTTGTTTAATTTGTTTTTTGTGGCTGTAATTGATTCTAAGCACAAACAGACTAATGTCTGAAAAATGACTGGTTGATATAGCATCTGGAATTAGCAAAAGTGGAGCATTATCTATAATAATGTAGTCGTAGTTTTCACGGGTATTTCTAATTAGTAGTTCAAATTTATTGATGTCAAATAAATCTGAAGGATTATTGGTAGCTTCACCTGCCTGAATAAACATTAGATTAGGAATGTCAGTAGATACAATAATCTCGTTAATGCTTTTATCTTCACGCAAATAGCTACTCAGGCCAGCTTTTTCTTTTTGTTTAAAAAATTGTTGAAGTGTTGGACGATGAAGATCAGCCCCAATAAGTAAAACTTTTTGTTTGTTTTTGGCTAGAATAGCAGATAAGTTAGATGAAATAAAAGATTTTCCTTCACCTGGAATTAAGGAGTTAATTGATATTACTTTGGCCCCCGGTACCTCTAAAAACGTATTCAGATTTGTTTTTAATCCTCTGAACGACTCTGCTATACCCGAACGGGGATGATGAATAACTGGCAGGTTTGATTTATACCGATGTTTAATTATACCTTCCAGAACCGGAATATTTGTTCCACTTTCAACTTCTTCTCTGGTTTCAACTTTATTATTAAAAAATCCTAAAAGGGTAATAAAGAGAAGCGGAATAACAGCTCCGGAAGCAAGACCTACTACTAAATTTGTTAAAAGGTTTGGACCAACACGAACTGCCGATTCTGTTAACGCAGCATCAATTATTTGAACTTGTGGAGCAATGGATGCTTTTGTTATTGAAGCCTCAGCCTTTCGCTCCAACATATAATTGTACAAATCATTATTTAAATCAAATTCTCTTTGAATACCAATTAAATTTCGCTCTGTTTCGGGTAAGCTTCTCAGTCGTCCCTGAATTGTATTAAACCGATCCTCTAAGCTCTCTTTTCGTGATTGTGTAGTTTTAAGTTGATTTTTGATGGTTTCCTCAAGCCCGTCGCGCGCAATTTTAATTTCTTTTTGAAGTACGATGTAGGTCGGATTCTTTTCCTCAACACTATACGATAAAACTTCTCTTCGGCTATACAATTCAGTTAATCGCGTGAGTAGTGAGTTGAGACTCGGGTCGGTAATACCAATAATTGACGGATTAAGCATTTCTGACATTTTTTTAGAATCATCGATATACTGCAGCAAATCTTTGTAGTATTCGATTTGCAATTCTGTTAAATATTGTTCCTGCTCAATTTCTTCCAACCTTGAATAAACAATTTGAGCTTCCTGTCCCAGGTTCATTACCTGATTGTTTCTACGGTAGGTGCTAAAAGTCTCTTCAGCAGTATCCAGTGATTTCTTTATACGTAAAAGCTGAGAATCAATAAATTCAATTGATTTTTCAGAGCTATTGTACTTATTCTGCATTCCAAATTGTATAAAAACATTGTTTAGCTCATTGATAAAATCTGCATCTTTCTGTTTCACTTCGCCTTCAAGACTTACTGAAATAATATCCGAATTTTCTTCCTCAACATTAATTCTTGTGTTTGTAAGGTATTTGTTGGTTAGATTATTTAAGTTATTGAACACCAATATATAGGTTTGGTTAGGTTCTGCATTTCGTTGTGTTAGCGAAAAATTGAAGAATTTATTTGTAAATGGTTCATTAAAATTAACTTCCTGGCTAATATCAATCTTTTCAACATAATTATTCAAATCTGTTTCACCTTTAATATTAACCTTGTACTTCAAATCACTTATTATTTCTATCTCAATAGGAACATCCTGAGCATTAATTGCGTTTGGGGGCTGCGACAAGTTAAATGGTTGGTTATTATAAAGATCAGAATTGTATAGTTTTTGTTTTTTATACCAAGAATAATCCCAGTTCAAATTATCTAATGCCTTGCGGTATAATGTAAAAGAGCGAAGTATTCCAATTTGATTTTCTATATTGCTATTAGGCATATTAATTATTGAATTTTCGAATGGTAAGAAATTGTTAATTGAATTATCTTCATTAATAATCAGAATCCTGCTTTTTACCAGAAACAATTCGGGTGAGTTTTTTGTGAATAGATATCCTGATATCAGTCCAATAATACAAAAGAGTAGAAACCATGGCCACTTCTTAATGTATTTGAAGAGAAGATTCCTGGTTCTTTCTTTTTCGTGTGTATCAATAAATTTTATTACTTCTTCAATATTATCCATTGGTTACGTTTTTAAAGAGATAAAAACAATGCTGCTGCTACCAATAAAGTAGAAACCGTTGATAAGATTCTGGAATACGTATCGTTGTTTTGTGTACGCCGCTTAAGTTTGCTGGGAGGAATATATACCAAGTCGTTTGGTTGTAAATTAAATGCCTCTGTATAATAAACACTATTGTTTGTGAGGTCAAGATTATAAGTTAGAATATTATCTGATGTTTCTCTTTTTACGATAACATTTTTAAGGTCAGCAAATTCGGTTATGCCACTAGCCATACTAATAGCATCATATATTGTGAGATGACCTTCATAATTGTAATAAATTCCCGGATGCGTTAATTCTCCGCTAACATTAACTTTAAAATTTATGAGTTTTACCTGCACTGTTGGTTCTTTTAGGTATTCCTGTGCTTGTGTCTTTAAATATTCCTGTGCTTGCTCTAAAGTAAGCCCAGCCAAATTAATTTTACCTAAAATCGGCAAGGTGATTGTTGAATCAGAGGAAACCTTATATCCGTTTATAAAGCGACTTGTCGGAGAACCATACATTTGCTCAGTCCCTGAACTTAATCCGTTTACGGCCAGACTAGGATTAAAAAGTTGATTTACTTCCTGATCAAGAGTTAGTACTCTAATATATAAAATGTCATTGGGTTTAATTTGATGTTTCTTTGGTATTAAAGGTCTGGATTCGTATTCCTGCTGTACCGCCTGAAACATAGTAATATCTTTGGGGCTTCTGCAAGCTGCAGGGGCAAGTAACAGTAATAAAAGCACATAAGAAATAGTATTCTTCATTTTATTGGTTTTTGATTATTCCATTCATATTGGACTACTATTTTAGAATCCAATTCGTTAAAATGATGCTTCTTCTATTGTTTCTACAATAAGTTGAATAGCTGAATTATTAGTTGCTTTTGATGGATTTATTTCCTTTAAAACAACACAAGGATTACCGGCAGCAATAACATTTGCCGGAATGAATTTTGTAACAACTGAATTTGCACCTATTATTGAATTTTCACCTATTGTTACTCCTTTTAATACTAAAGAATTAGCTCCAAGCCAAACATTGTTTTTAATTACAACTGCTTGAGGATTCGAGGTACGGGGATCATCAAGATGCCCATCACCATCTGTAATTGTTGTATTGGCTCCAGCTCTGACATTATTGCCAATAATGATTGATTTAAAAGATCCGATAGTTGTTCCACTAAAACCGCAGTTATTTCCAATTGTAAGACTCGCATTCTTGTTTTTGGTTGCAATTATGCATGGGTGGTTTATGCCAAAAACATTATGCCTTGAACTCATGGAGAAATAACACCCTTCACCTATAGTAATTTTCGTTGATGGTAAACGCCTGATTATTATTGGGCCATCGAATTTAATCTTCGGAGAAAAATTAATACCCCACCACTTTAGTTTGACAATATTGGGTATATAGTATCTTACAATAATTAATTTCTTAATTATTTCATGACAATAATGTGCATAATTCTTTAATTGTAACTTTTTCATACTTATCTGGAGTTACTTAAATCAAATGAATCGTACTTGACTTATTTATTAAGATTTCTTTGTTCTTTCGAGAATGAGATTAACTGGAAAAGTTCTGTTACTCTAAAAAGTAAATAAATGCAGTTGTTCGACAAGCTCCTGATTTTTTTCGACAGACATGCACCAATACAGAGCCAAAATAGAATATAGTCGATTGAATAAGCTGGCAGCCCGAATGGGTACATAAGTATTAATCGTTCCAATACAATAAAAGCACAAATAATCGTCAGGTTGTTTTTTGTTCTATAAAAACCTAAAAACATGGCTCGTAATCCAATAATAACCAGCGGGATTAGACCAAGTAGTCCGGTTTTAAGAATTATTTGCAGATAACCAGACTCCACTTCAAGCCGGTGACCGTAAGGAAATCGGAATACATTTTCATTTTCATTGTAAAGTTCTTGTAGTGTTATGAATCGAGGACTATAGGTTGTGCCTAACGCTCCTCTTCCAAATAATAAATCAGGCCATTTTGAAAAATCAATGGCAAAATCCTCAAAAACCATGGTTCTCGTATCAGAATTTAAATTGTCTTTTTCATACGATTTAATATTTTCAACAATCACGGGATCTGAAAAGTGTTTGCTTAACCTACCGGTGTAAATGTACATAAACCCACAAAATATAATTACAGCGGTAATAACGCCGGTAATTTTAACTGAGATGTTTGTAATACTATTTAGTTTATTATTGATTCGGAAAGTTGATATTATAACCAAATAGTAGAATAATTTTGCAAACTGGTTACGCTCGCTGGTAATAACAAAAAACAGCATAACCACCACAATAGCCAGATAGGTGTACAAAACATATTCTTTCTCAAGTTTATCTTTATTAAGAAGAAAGAGTGGTAAAATATAAGTTAAACGCCATAAGTAATTGTTCTCAAAAAAAAACAGGGAAGGACTTAAAATTAAAAAGATTACAATAAATATTTTAGAGAACTGCCATAATGAAATGAACACTTTAAGATTGCCACCCCAAAACACAAATAACGGAGCCAGCAAAGCTGCCGAATA
It contains:
- a CDS encoding serine acetyltransferase; its protein translation is MIENRAGLKYYLSEDLKRFGEKPSIKDWFLKNEVWYIYKYQRHLRYVEYYKNTGKSKILFFYHFLRYKRMCFKLKIDIKPNNMAPGFRIYHLGALIRIKPNCKIGKNCSLMPGVVIGNKKLHSDYSWVNIGDNCYIGLGAKIFGEVTIGDNVVIGANSVVTKNISDNCVVAGIPAKVIKRNGKKLKTI
- a CDS encoding glycosyltransferase, with amino-acid sequence MKNIVFVDATHDYPLKYSAGNTKVEFMSRGLNMLGNKITIINSQNGTKNNYGIKVLHNSFSKSFLFPRKKYILNTIFTNYISLFIILRKLKKDEENFLIYDITKFYPFFVVVMSMAKFLGYKRIAIFHEWHKSFLVPAYRKWSYLLFDSTFGYFVTGILPISSYLLEKASKFNKPMLKLPALADFQENIKLPQIHKASYFLFCGHARFLRLISILLQAVKTTNSQSNIRVKLVLGGSPEDIEKIQHEIQALDLKNVEIYTSIPYSTLMDLYKNALALVLPLSEVNLQDKARFSQKIAEYLSSKRPIITVNVGVIQEYFKNRINAFICESLTPRELSSQFELVMNNPGLADEVGLRGFKLGLHKFDFRSNTKQLDTYLSNL
- a CDS encoding sugar transferase; translation: MIKERESTFERINVVIQIFWTLICFYAVLWFKGIVSKENVLETQDHLILAIVIIPVWFLLLEMYEMGTMARIQRYRTILKKYIFLHLIGTVILYLVFHIFNLYSIPGTIFLVFGVANIFVLSMQKIAGRMVINFFRKKGYNYRTILIIADESSIPFIQQIIETDRWGYRIRGIVTNSEKIQNEFGDQYPIHPESEDFEHLIDEKVIDEVFFCKHDFDTNSIRQLINECREIGVGFHLHNKVLSFGGIAPRLTFLNRQFFLSFRNTPENYITLQIKGAIDFFLSLLFLTMVSPFMLLIALLIKMEDGGPIIFKQVRVGKHGRLFNCLKFRTMVVNAEEMKEKLMELNEQDGPVFKIKNDPRITKVGKFLRKTSLDELPQFINVLIGDMSIVGPRPPVPSEVKLYKRCLIRRLSVTPGITCIWQVSGRNNIPFDKWMEMDMQYIDNWSLTLDFIIMLKTLKVILNHDGQ
- a CDS encoding WecB/TagA/CpsF family glycosyltransferase, with the protein product MNLHLSHLKLYNNDLNSLPNKKLLINTINAHCYNIAQSDQKYINALAKSDVLLPDGISIVLAKRLLNSKSIHKIAGSDLFFYEMERLNKSGGSCFFLGSSPETLARIKVRAGIMYPEVRIKCYSPPFVAKFTKHDNKIMLKMINRFKPDVLFIGMTAPKQEKWASKNFEKVNAGHICAIGAVFDFFAGTVSRAPNWIIKIGFEWLYRLCKEPRRLWRRYLIGNFVFVYLILKEKAESLSTRSNPRKLPSGAESV
- a CDS encoding polysaccharide biosynthesis tyrosine autokinase; translation: MDNIEEVIKFIDTHEKERTRNLLFKYIKKWPWFLLFCIIGLISGYLFTKNSPELFLVKSRILIINEDNSINNFLPFENSIINMPNSNIENQIGILRSFTLYRKALDNLNWDYSWYKKQKLYNSDLYNNQPFNLSQPPNAINAQDVPIEIEIISDLKYKVNIKGETDLNNYVEKIDISQEVNFNEPFTNKFFNFSLTQRNAEPNQTYILVFNNLNNLTNKYLTNTRINVEEENSDIISVSLEGEVKQKDADFINELNNVFIQFGMQNKYNSSEKSIEFIDSQLLRIKKSLDTAEETFSTYRRNNQVMNLGQEAQIVYSRLEEIEQEQYLTELQIEYYKDLLQYIDDSKKMSEMLNPSIIGITDPSLNSLLTRLTELYSRREVLSYSVEEKNPTYIVLQKEIKIARDGLEETIKNQLKTTQSRKESLEDRFNTIQGRLRSLPETERNLIGIQREFDLNNDLYNYMLERKAEASITKASIAPQVQIIDAALTESAVRVGPNLLTNLVVGLASGAVIPLLFITLLGFFNNKVETREEVESGTNIPVLEGIIKHRYKSNLPVIHHPRSGIAESFRGLKTNLNTFLEVPGAKVISINSLIPGEGKSFISSNLSAILAKNKQKVLLIGADLHRPTLQQFFKQKEKAGLSSYLREDKSINEIIVSTDIPNLMFIQAGEATNNPSDLFDINKFELLIRNTRENYDYIIIDNAPLLLIPDAISTSHFSDISLFVLRINYSHKKQIKQIAKIVQFNKIKRSSIVLNDTINRSYEYGYGHKYWKKGYGEYKFKMSIA
- a CDS encoding polysaccharide biosynthesis/export family protein; translated protein: MKNTISYVLLLLLLAPAACRSPKDITMFQAVQQEYESRPLIPKKHQIKPNDILYIRVLTLDQEVNQLFNPSLAVNGLSSGTEQMYGSPTSRFINGYKVSSDSTITLPILGKINLAGLTLEQAQEYLKTQAQEYLKEPTVQVKLINFKVNVSGELTHPGIYYNYEGHLTIYDAISMASGITEFADLKNVIVKRETSDNILTYNLDLTNNSVYYTEAFNLQPNDLVYIPPSKLKRRTQNNDTYSRILSTVSTLLVAAALFLSL
- a CDS encoding acyltransferase, which translates into the protein MKKLQLKNYAHYCHEIIKKLIIVRYYIPNIVKLKWWGINFSPKIKFDGPIIIRRLPSTKITIGEGCYFSMSSRHNVFGINHPCIIATKNKNASLTIGNNCGFSGTTIGSFKSIIIGNNVRAGANTTITDGDGHLDDPRTSNPQAVVIKNNVWLGANSLVLKGVTIGENSIIGANSVVTKFIPANVIAAGNPCVVLKEINPSKATNNSAIQLIVETIEEASF